The genomic stretch AAACCAATTTGGAAATAGAGGAATCACCATGACCAAAATAAACATCCAATTCACATTATTCTCTGCCTTCTATACGCCGTTGATCTCCACCTTTGCCGGCGGGTTCTTGGCGGATGAGGGGTTGGAGGTTGATTGGTCTGTGGCACCGCCGGGGAAGTCGGCGATTGAGGCTTTGTTGGATGGCTCGGCGCATGTTGTGCAGTCGGCGCTCAGCCAAGGATTCACGACCCTCGCCAAAGGGGAAACACCGAAGACCGTCCACTTTGCGCAGATCAATGAGATGGATGGTTTCTTTGTAACGGGACGTGAAGCCGACCCTGACTTTTCCTGGGATAAGTTGGAAGGGGCTGATGTGGTTCTGTTTGGCGGGGGGCAACCCAAGGCCATGTTCATGTACGCATGCCATAAGGCCGGGATCGACTTTGATAAGATCAATCCAATTAATCCAGGCGGTGCGGCTGATATTGATAAAGCGTTCCGCGACGGCCAAGGACAATACGTCGTTCAACAAGGACCGTTCCCGCAGCAATTAGAGGCGGATGGCGTCGGCCACGTTGTTGCTCAAGTCGGCACACAAATTGGGCCGTGTGGATTTTCCAGTCTCTGCACAATGCGGGAATGGTTGGATACGGACATGGCTAAGGCTTTTATGCGCGGATACAAAAAAACGCGGGCTTGGATCAATGAGACCCCGGCGGCTGAAATCGCTAAGGCTGAAAAAGAATATTTTCCGAAAATTGACGAAAGCGTACTCGCCGATTGCATCGCGACCTATCAGCAACTTGGCTGTTGGACACCGCATGTAGAAATCACCGAGGAAGCCTATGGCGTTACCCAGGACGTATTCGAGCACTTCGGGACGCTGAAAGAACGCTACGCCTATGATCTGGTCTGCGCCAAGCCACCCGCAGGCGAATAGCTAAATTCGTAACAATCAAATTAATGGGAATTTGTCATGGCTCAATATTTTTATAATACCAAGGAAATGGAAAACCGGCTTGCCGGTGAAAAATACTCAACGACTAACGGAGCTTGGGTCGATGGTGAGCGGGTTATATTTGGCAAGCTAACTATTCCAACTGGAACACGCGCTGAACCACACAGCCATCCCAACGAACAATTTATAATTATATTGGGCGGGCAAGCGCAGGTGACAATTGAGGGCGAGGAAAGGGTCGTTGGCGAAGACGACATCATTCATATCCCGGCCGGAGCCATCCATTCGACGGTTGTCATTGGTGACGACGACCTGACATTCGTTACGGCGAAAGATACGAGTTGGGGTATTCAGGGTATTCCTGCGGATGAAGCGGGCGGGTAAGAGTATTAATCTTTTATATATTAGATAAAAAAGATGTAATAACTGCTGCTTGTCTTTGAGAATCCCGCGAATTAGTCTCCCTCCATCAATAAATTTTCGACAGGTGGGATGGATTTTATGAGTACTAAATATAGCGTGATGATCATGGGGGCGTCTTATGGGTCCCTGTTGGCAACTAAATTAATTCTTGCGGGCCATTCGGTAAAATTAGTGTGCTTGCCGGATGAGGCAGCCTTGTTTAATTCCGACGGCGCACGGGTTCGCATGCCGGTCAAAGGCCGGGATGAATTGGTTGAGATCGATTCACGGAATGCAGAAGGTGATCTGTCTGCTGCGACGCCGGATCAGGTTAATCCGTCGGACTATGATTTGATCGCGTTGGCGATGCAGGAACCTCAATATCGCTCGCCGGGCGTGCGTGAATTGTTGGATGCTGTAGCTAAATCCAAAGTGCCCTGCATGTCGATCATGAACATGCCACCAAAACCTTACTTGGCACGAATTCCGGGCGTTGATGTCTCCACACTGACCGGGTGCTATACAGACGACACAGTCTGGGACAGTTTTGAGCCTGGTTTGTTGACCCTGTGTAGTCCTGATCCACAAGCGTTCCGCCCACCGGAAGAGCCAACAAATATTCTGCAAGTCGCGCTGCCGACTAATTTTAAAGTTGCCCGATTTGATTCCGATGAGCACACCGCCATGCTGCGTCAGATGCAGGCGGATATCGAAGCCATCAAGTTTGACTCCGGCGACGGCGAAATTGAATTGCCAGTGAAGTTGAAGGTCCATGACTCAATTTTTGTGCCGCTGGCAAAATGGAGCATGTTATTGGCTGGTAATTACCGTTGCATCCAAGAGGACGAAATGCGTCCGATCAAGGAAGCCGTTCACAGCGACCTTGAACTCTCTCGTTCGGTTTACAATTGGGTGGGTGAGTTGTGTCAGTCCCTAGGTGCCGATCCCGCTGATATGGTTCCGTTCGAAAAGTATGCGAACGCCGCGAATGGATTGGCCAAGCCTTCATCCGCAGCACGGGCCTTAGCTGGCGGCGCGCCCAATATTGAACGCGTCGATTGTCTGGTGAAAACTCTGGCCGCCCAGAAGGGCATGCAAAATGATTCCGTAGACCAAACGGTGGCGCTGGTTGAATCATGGCTGGCGCGCAACCGGAAGGCCGCTTAGAAACGAACCGGGTTGTCGGCATAGCTGTGGGGAAGCCGACAACCCGAGTTCACTTAATTTTCGCATACACTCAATTTTTTGTTTTTTTCTTGTCGATTGAATCTAAATTTTGCAATTAAAAATATAGTTAAACATTAACAAAAATAAATTAATTTTCTAATGAGCGCTAAATGGAGATTAATCTTGTTGCAAGGATTTTTAACAGATTTGTGATCCGTATTTCCTTGTAGAACTTTTAAACCAACCCATATGTTTTAGGTTGATATGTGCTAAAGAAAAACTCCACATGTGAATTTTCGAATGATTTGATTAAAGCTTGGATATAGTCTCCAACTAATAATTTTTGTAACGTTAAGCTAGTATCGGGAGAAGTGAATGAGGCGGTTAGGAAAATTCGCCGTTTTTATTATTCTATTCATGCAATTTCATATTGTGGCCTTCGCAGAAGAGGGGATGGCGTACATTCACAATGCACCAGAATCGGCAGCCGATAAGAGATATGAATATCACTGGAAAATTCTCCGAACGGCGCTGGAAAGGACAAAATCAAATTATGGAAAATACAGTTTAACGCCCTCAATTCCTATGAGCGAAAATCGGCAGGCGATCGAATTAATAAAAGCGACGGGAATTATAACCGTCATGCATCTAGGCACATCCATGGAGTTCGAGAGAAAACTTGTTCCTATCCGCATTCCCGTTGATAAAAATCTTTCTGGATACATGGTCTATTTGATCAGAAAAGAAAATCAATCCAAGTTTAGTGCTGTTAAGAATCTTGACGATTTAAGAAAATTTACAGTGGGTCAAGGTGCCGGTTGGCTCGACGTGCAAATTCTAAAACATAATGGTTTTAATGTGGTGACGGGGTCGAATTATGACGGCTTGTTTAAGATGCTGCTGGCGAAACGATTTAATGCATTTCAAAGATCGGCTGTCGAAATAATAGCTGAATTTGACCAGCGTAAGGGTTCGATGCCGAATTTGCATATAGAGAAAGATATTCTATTTTATTATCCTTTACCGATGTACTTCTGGTTTTCAAATACAAGGAAGGGGCAGAGGCTCGCGGACCGGGCGCAAGAGGGCATGATGTCGATGATCGAAGACGGGACCTATGACAAAATTTTTATGAAGTATCATAAACCGGCGATTGACCGGCTTGGATTAAAAAACCGGACAATTTTTAAAGTAGAGAACCCACTGCTAAGTCCAGAAACGCCCTTTAAAGATAAACGCCTGTGGTATGATCCTTTGAAAAATTAAATTAATTTTACTACCCGTGAAGCCGTTTCATCAAATCTTCCCGCCCGGCGGGAAAGTCAACCCCAACGCCCTTAAGGTGATGAAACAAGTCGTGAATTTTTGCGACGTCCGAGTCGGGTAGTGGTGGCCTCAGGATGGACGCTAGGTTGGTTTCTAAATGTTCTGGCGACCCTGTTCCGAACAAGATTACGTCTGCGCCAGGATCATGACGGACATATCGATACGCGGCATCCATAATACTTTCGGCGCCGTCTTCATGGACGAGAAAATCGAGTGGCTTATCCGTAGCGCCTAGACTGTCAGGCAATTCACCGGCCTCGATTAATTTTTTGATATCCGCAGCCAATCGACCCGGGACACTGAAAATACTTCGAACCGCGAACATAATCGTGGTGCCGACGTTTAGCGCTTGGGTTTTTGGAAAGACTGCCGTGCGGGCATTTTGGTTCATCATATTGAAGGCTAACATTACCACGTCGAACAAATCGTCATCCAAAGATTTGCCAAGTAGGTCGTGGTCGTGATCGTCATAGGCCAACTCGGAAATCCCGAGAAAGCGAACCTTGCCTGAGTCGCGCACCTTTTCCAAAGCGGGCATTAGATTATCGCGCACGTGCTCGTGATATTTGGTTGCAACCCCGTGCAGATAAAAAATATCAACATAATCGGTGTTCATTTCAGCAAGAGATTTGTCGATGGCAGCGGTAATTTCCTCAGGCGTAAACACATGCCCCTTGCCGATAACATGATGTTTGGTTGAAACAATAACCGACGTCCGGTCCAACTCCTTGATCGCTTTGCCAACAATGGCCTCCGTGCCATAGGAAGCAGCGGTATCAAGAAAATTGACGCCGAGGTCCAAGGCTTGGCGCACCAGACGCACGGAGTGCGCTTCGCTTTTATCCTGTCCTTGACCGAGTCTGCTGCCGCCGCCGCAACCAAGTCCCGCGACGCTGACTTTCAGGCCGGTTCTGCCGAGTGTTGTAAATTCCATTAAGCTCCTCCGTTTGGTTCGCAAGCTTCCCCACTTCCGCGCTGCTGTCAACGGAGGATTGGGTATTCTGAGAGGTCGGTTGACGTTCCTCGCTCTCCGCCTTACGTTCCCGGCGCATCCAGTGGTATGAATCTAACAGATGATACCCATACGACGGTTTTCCGAGACCCCCGGCGAGGCGCGTGGTTCGCCGTGATGCTTATGCATCACAAGGGCCGCGCAACGACGTCCGGTGGTCTCGGAAAACCGCCCGCAGGGTCAGGTTTCCTGCTTTCTCGGGGTGTCAGGCATGCTTGACGATGCGATAGCATCGCCTGCACAAGCCTTCCTACCGAGAAAACAGGAACCCTGATCGTATGGGTGCCATATGTTAGATTTATACCACTAGGACTTTGAACTGTTAGAAATATCATGAGCCAAGACCGCGAATACGCCCTCCAATCCAACGCCTGGCCCTTTGCCGAGGCGCGCAGCATTCTTAAGCAACTTGGCGACAAGGTGCCAGAGAAAGGGTATGTGCTGTTTCAGACAGGGTATGGGCCATCTGGATTGCCACATATCGGGACCTTTGGGGAAGTCGCACGAACGTCGATGGTCCGTAAAGCTTTTGAGACCCTGAGCGATATCCCAACACGTCTGTTCGCCTTCTCGGACGATATGGATGGGTTGCGCAAAGTGCCTGATAATGTTCCGAACAAGGAAATGCTGGCCGAGCATCTGGAAAAGCCGTTGACGCAAGTTCCCGACCCGTTCGGCACCCACGAAAGTTTTGGCCATCACAACAATGCCCGACTTCGGTCCTTCTTGGACGCGTTCGGTTTCGACTATGAATTTAAAAGTGCGACCGACTGTTATACGTCTGGTGAATTCGACGCGACCTTGATGAAGGTGCTGGAACGCTTTGATGCGGTGATCAATGTCATCCTGCCGACCCTCGGTGCGGAACGCCAAGCGACCTACAGTCCGTTCTTGCCGGTCTGTCCAAAGACCGGGCGGGTGTTGCAGGTTCCTGTTGTCGAACGAGACGTAGCCGCAGGCACGATTGTTTATCAGGACGAAGACGGGTCTCGTGTTGAGACACCAGTGACTGGCGGCCGTTGTAAGCTGCAATGGAAGGCAGACTGGGCGATGCGCTGGACGGCGCTAGATGTCGACTATGAAATGTCAGGCAAGGACTTGATCGACTCGGTTCGATTGTCCGGAAAAATTTGCCGGATCATAGAAGGCAAGCCGCCGGTCGGTTTTACCTACGAATTATTCTTGGATGAAAACGCAGAAAAGATTTCGAAGTCGAGAGGCAACGGATTGTCGGTCGAAGAATGGCTCCGCTATGCACCGCCGGAAAGCCTGTCGATGTTCATGTATCAAAAGCCGAGGGCTGCAAAGCGATTGTATTTCGATGTTATTCCCCGGAACGTTGATGATTATCTGACCCATTTAGAAAAGTTTCCGAGCCTGGAAGATGACAAGAAGTTGGACAGTCCCGCGTGGCATATTCATTCAGGTCATCCGCCGCACGAGGATTCTCACCTGAGCTTTAATGTCCTGCTTAATCTAGCGAATGTGTGCCATTCGGAAGACAAATCGGTGCTGTGGCACTTTATCTCCCGCTACCGCCCAGACGCGACGCCGGAGAGTGCTCCGATCTTGGATAATCTCGTAGAGTACGCGATCAACTATTACCGGGATTTCGTAAAGCCGGCGAAGCAATATCGCGCGGCTTCCGATGTTGAAAAGAAGGCGTTGGAAGATTTGGCGAAGACATTAACAGGTTTGGATAAAGATGCCGACGCGTCCGCGATCCAAACCGAAGTGTACCAAATCGGAAAGAACCATCCTTTCGAAGATTTGAAGTCTTGGTTTAAGGCGCTCTATGAAATTCTGCTGGGACAAAGCCAGGGGCCTCGCATGGGCTCCTTCATCGCGCTTTACGGGGTTCAGGAAAGTATTGACCTGATCAATCGTGCAGTCGCGGGTGAAGATCTAAGCACATAGTTTTATTGGGTCCTATTGGCTCGCCCAAATAATACGGGCAATCCAATCGACGTCTTCGACCGAGATGCTACGGTCTTCATGCTCAGGATTGAAGGATGTCAACTCGATTTTTAGGGCGGAGCTTCGAAGAAGCTGTTTTGCCATAATTTCACCGTCGGTTGTCTTGACCACCACCCGGTCGCCGCGTCGCGTGTTGGCCTCTGGTGAAATGATGACGATGTCGCCGTCACGGTAGGCGGGTTCCATGCTACTACCGGTTATTTCCAACGCATAGGCGTGCGCATCGGCCAAGCCCGGAAAGCGAATTTCATCCCACGATCCGCCGACCGGATAGCCGGCATCATCGAAGTAGCCGGACACTCCTGCCTGTGCGAAGCCGAGGAGGGGAATATTTTTGTATGTGCCGCCGTCGCCACCATCACCTACGTAAGAGACAAATTCGCCCAGTGTCGCGCTGGTGGCCTCTAAAATCTTGGCGATGCTTTCTGTGCTCGGCCAGCGCTGCTTGTTGTCGCGCGTGACACGTTTGCTTCTGTTAAATGTTGTCGGATCCAGACCTGCGCGGCGCGCAAGGCCTGACGCGGAGAGGCCATTCTCTCGCGCTAAGCGGTCGATTGCATTCCAAATATCTGCGTGACGAAGCATGGGAACATTATCCCATAGAGCCTACCAATTTGCACGAAGAACTTCGAGTGATTAAAAAAATACGTGCCATAATTTCATTAAATAACAAGTTTAATAGATTGTTTTTATTCATTAAAAATAATATTAACCTAAAAAAAGTTAATAATAAATTTTCGCACTTACGCGGACTTGCGGTGCCGACGAATGGTTTCAAGAATTTCCAGTGCGGCCGTCGGAATATGCGTTCCTGGACCATAGATGGCGGAGACTCCGGCCTCATAAAGGAAGGCAAAATCTTGTTCTGGTATAACGCCGCCACAGACAACGAAAATATTATCCGCGTCCAGTTCGTTCAGGGTCCGAATGAGTTCCGGCACCAGGGTCTTATGACCGCCAGCGTGGGTCGACACCCCAACCAAGTGGACGTCATTTTCAATCGCCTGTTTGGCGGCTTCGCCCGGGGTTTGGAATAAGGGAGAGATATCCACATCAAAGCCAATATCGGCGAATGAGGTGGCGATCACCTTGGCACCACGGTCGTGACCGTCTTGCCCCATCTTGGCGACCAGCATACGGGGGCGGCGGCCTTCTTCGTGGGCAAATTTTTCCAACTGGGTTTTGATGGCCTCGAAGTCTGCATCTCCCATATAGGCTGCTCCATATATACCTGAGACGGACCGAACTTCCGCATGATAGCGGGTATAGACTTCGGCCAAGGTTTCTGAAATTTCGCCACCTGTTGCCCGCGCCCGAGTGGCGTCGATTGCCAGTGCCAATAAATTCCCACTCTCGGACGCTGCCGCTTGTTTGAGAGCATCCAGGGATTTCTTGCAGGCGGCTTCATCGCGGGTTGTCCTAATTTTCTTTAGGCGTGCAATTTGGCTTTCTCGAACGGCTGTGTTGTCAACTTCAAGGACATCGATATTGGTTTGCTCGGTTGGTTCATACTTGTTGACACCGACAACGACTTCTTCACCACGATCGATCCGCGCTTGGCGACGGGCGGCTGCTTCTTCGATGCGCTGCTTCGGCATGCCGATTTCGTTAGCGCGGGTCATCCCACCCAAGGCTTCCACTTCGGCGATCAATTTACGGGCTTCCGCCACCATGGACTGGGTCAGGCTTTCGACGTAGTAGCTGCCGCCCAACGGATCAATGACTTGGGGGATGCCGGTTTCTTCGGCGATAATCAGCTGTGTGTTACGCGCGATTCGGGCTGAGAATTTTGACGGTAGAGCCAGGGCTTCGTCGAACGAATTCGTGTGGAGACTTTGCGTCCCCCCCAACACTGCGGCCATGGCTTCAATCGTGGTGCGAACGACATTGTTATAAGGGTCCTTGGCTGTAAGTGAGACGCCGGATGTCTGACAATGTGTTCGAAGCGTCAACGAGCGGGGGTCCTTGGGCTCAAACTCCTGCATCAATTCTGCCCACAAAAACCGCGCCGCGCGGAGCTTGGCGATCTCCATAAAAAAGTTCATGCCGACGTTAAAAAAGAAACTTAGGCGCGGCGCAAAGTCATCGATATCAAGTCCGCGATCTGTCGCCCGACGTACGTATTCCACCCCATCAGCCAACGTGAAGGCCAATTCCTGAACCAGGGTCGCGCCCGCTTCCTGCATGTGATAGCCGGAAATCGAAATTGAATTGAACTTCGGCATGTGCTCTGCCGTGTATTCGATAATATCAGCGACAATCCGCATGCTCGGGTCTGGGGGGTAGATATAAGTGTTGCGGACCATAAATTCCTTCAGGATGTCGTTCTGAATGGTGCCCGATAGTTGATCCTGCCGGGCCCCTTGCTCTTCGCCGGCAACAATAAATCCAGCCAGTACCGGCAGCACCGCCCCGTTCATGGTCATCGATACGCTCATTTGATCAAGCGGGATTCCGTCGAACAGAATTTTCATGTCTTCGACGGAATCAATTGCAACCCCAGCCATGCCGACATCGCCAATCACCCGGGGATGGTCAGAATCATATCCCCGGTGGGTCGCCAAATCGAATGCGACAGAAAGCCCCTTTTGTCCGGCAGCTAAATTATCCCGGTAAAAGGCATTTGAATCTTCTGCTGTAGAAAATCCTGCGTATTGTCGGATCGTCCAGGCACGCCCTGTATACATCGTCGCCCTGGGTCCACGCACAAAGGGCGCGAAGCCGGGCAGCGTGTCGGCGTATTCCAGATCTTCCAAATCACGGGCCGTGTAAAGCGACTTGATGGAAATCCCCTCGGGTGTTTCCACAGCAAGGTCTTCGGGCGCTTTACCTTTTAGTTCAGTTTTGGCCGCGTCATTCCAATCGGAAAGGCCTTTTTTAGGGTAATCCGTCACCGCTTTTTCCTCGTTTTCACCTGAAGACAGTATATGCCCCGAGCCGACGGATAAGAAAACAAACTTATTGCAAAGCCAAAACCTTGTGGATTTATCCCCAGAATTCTCCAAGTTATACACAATATATTGTGCTGTAGGTTGCAGAAATTGGCAGAATATAGTAGAACCCCCTAGATCATGTGTGTTTATGTAAATTACAACATAGAGGGAGGGTCTTACGCGGATCGTCACTAACTTTCCAGATTGGAAGACGATTTGGCGCAGATTTAAGGGGCAAAATGCTAGAAGACAATTCAGAACAAAAAGAAGTTCCAGAAGCAACGAAGGTGCAGCCGGAATGGACGGCCGTACGCGTTGCAGCGCTAATTGCGCTGTGGAACGAAGGGTTGCCGACCAGTGAGATTGGGCGACGTTTGGACGTGACCAAAAACTCAGTCGTTGGAAAAGTTCATCGGCTCGGTCTGACAAAGCGGGAATCACCAATCCAGAAAAAGGTGGTGGAGAAAAAACCAATTGCAAAAGTGGTGAGGCTGGAAAGCCTGAACGCCGGCATGTGCAGTTGGCCCGATGGCGAGCCTGGCGAAGAGGACTTTCGGTTCTGTGGCGAGCCCATCGTGGAAGGCAAACCGTATTGCCTGCATCACTGCGAAAGGGCGTACGTCAAACCGTCCAAGGAACGCAGGGGATCAGCCGCAGCATAGGCTGAATGGCTTTCAAAATGAGTCGAGATTAAAGGGCGGGGCAACCCGCCCTTCGTCGTTCAGCCCAAGATATTATCAAGAGGAAAAAGTTAAGCTGCCATCTTGTTCCATTTG from Rhodospirillaceae bacterium encodes the following:
- a CDS encoding ABC transporter substrate-binding protein gives rise to the protein MTKINIQFTLFSAFYTPLISTFAGGFLADEGLEVDWSVAPPGKSAIEALLDGSAHVVQSALSQGFTTLAKGETPKTVHFAQINEMDGFFVTGREADPDFSWDKLEGADVVLFGGGQPKAMFMYACHKAGIDFDKINPINPGGAADIDKAFRDGQGQYVVQQGPFPQQLEADGVGHVVAQVGTQIGPCGFSSLCTMREWLDTDMAKAFMRGYKKTRAWINETPAAEIAKAEKEYFPKIDESVLADCIATYQQLGCWTPHVEITEEAYGVTQDVFEHFGTLKERYAYDLVCAKPPAGE
- a CDS encoding cupin domain-containing protein, with translation MAQYFYNTKEMENRLAGEKYSTTNGAWVDGERVIFGKLTIPTGTRAEPHSHPNEQFIIILGGQAQVTIEGEERVVGEDDIIHIPAGAIHSTVVIGDDDLTFVTAKDTSWGIQGIPADEAGG
- a CDS encoding transporter substrate-binding domain-containing protein, whose product is MRRLGKFAVFIILFMQFHIVAFAEEGMAYIHNAPESAADKRYEYHWKILRTALERTKSNYGKYSLTPSIPMSENRQAIELIKATGIITVMHLGTSMEFERKLVPIRIPVDKNLSGYMVYLIRKENQSKFSAVKNLDDLRKFTVGQGAGWLDVQILKHNGFNVVTGSNYDGLFKMLLAKRFNAFQRSAVEIIAEFDQRKGSMPNLHIEKDILFYYPLPMYFWFSNTRKGQRLADRAQEGMMSMIEDGTYDKIFMKYHKPAIDRLGLKNRTIFKVENPLLSPETPFKDKRLWYDPLKN
- a CDS encoding aldo/keto reductase, with the protein product MEFTTLGRTGLKVSVAGLGCGGGSRLGQGQDKSEAHSVRLVRQALDLGVNFLDTAASYGTEAIVGKAIKELDRTSVIVSTKHHVIGKGHVFTPEEITAAIDKSLAEMNTDYVDIFYLHGVATKYHEHVRDNLMPALEKVRDSGKVRFLGISELAYDDHDHDLLGKSLDDDLFDVVMLAFNMMNQNARTAVFPKTQALNVGTTIMFAVRSIFSVPGRLAADIKKLIEAGELPDSLGATDKPLDFLVHEDGAESIMDAAYRYVRHDPGADVILFGTGSPEHLETNLASILRPPLPDSDVAKIHDLFHHLKGVGVDFPAGREDLMKRLHG
- a CDS encoding lysine--tRNA ligase encodes the protein MSQDREYALQSNAWPFAEARSILKQLGDKVPEKGYVLFQTGYGPSGLPHIGTFGEVARTSMVRKAFETLSDIPTRLFAFSDDMDGLRKVPDNVPNKEMLAEHLEKPLTQVPDPFGTHESFGHHNNARLRSFLDAFGFDYEFKSATDCYTSGEFDATLMKVLERFDAVINVILPTLGAERQATYSPFLPVCPKTGRVLQVPVVERDVAAGTIVYQDEDGSRVETPVTGGRCKLQWKADWAMRWTALDVDYEMSGKDLIDSVRLSGKICRIIEGKPPVGFTYELFLDENAEKISKSRGNGLSVEEWLRYAPPESLSMFMYQKPRAAKRLYFDVIPRNVDDYLTHLEKFPSLEDDKKLDSPAWHIHSGHPPHEDSHLSFNVLLNLANVCHSEDKSVLWHFISRYRPDATPESAPILDNLVEYAINYYRDFVKPAKQYRAASDVEKKALEDLAKTLTGLDKDADASAIQTEVYQIGKNHPFEDLKSWFKALYEILLGQSQGPRMGSFIALYGVQESIDLINRAVAGEDLST
- a CDS encoding helix-turn-helix transcriptional regulator gives rise to the protein MLRHADIWNAIDRLARENGLSASGLARRAGLDPTTFNRSKRVTRDNKQRWPSTESIAKILEATSATLGEFVSYVGDGGDGGTYKNIPLLGFAQAGVSGYFDDAGYPVGGSWDEIRFPGLADAHAYALEITGSSMEPAYRDGDIVIISPEANTRRGDRVVVKTTDGEIMAKQLLRSSALKIELTSFNPEHEDRSISVEDVDWIARIIWASQ
- the scpA gene encoding methylmalonyl-CoA mutase, giving the protein MTDYPKKGLSDWNDAAKTELKGKAPEDLAVETPEGISIKSLYTARDLEDLEYADTLPGFAPFVRGPRATMYTGRAWTIRQYAGFSTAEDSNAFYRDNLAAGQKGLSVAFDLATHRGYDSDHPRVIGDVGMAGVAIDSVEDMKILFDGIPLDQMSVSMTMNGAVLPVLAGFIVAGEEQGARQDQLSGTIQNDILKEFMVRNTYIYPPDPSMRIVADIIEYTAEHMPKFNSISISGYHMQEAGATLVQELAFTLADGVEYVRRATDRGLDIDDFAPRLSFFFNVGMNFFMEIAKLRAARFLWAELMQEFEPKDPRSLTLRTHCQTSGVSLTAKDPYNNVVRTTIEAMAAVLGGTQSLHTNSFDEALALPSKFSARIARNTQLIIAEETGIPQVIDPLGGSYYVESLTQSMVAEARKLIAEVEALGGMTRANEIGMPKQRIEEAAARRQARIDRGEEVVVGVNKYEPTEQTNIDVLEVDNTAVRESQIARLKKIRTTRDEAACKKSLDALKQAAASESGNLLALAIDATRARATGGEISETLAEVYTRYHAEVRSVSGIYGAAYMGDADFEAIKTQLEKFAHEEGRRPRMLVAKMGQDGHDRGAKVIATSFADIGFDVDISPLFQTPGEAAKQAIENDVHLVGVSTHAGGHKTLVPELIRTLNELDADNIFVVCGGVIPEQDFAFLYEAGVSAIYGPGTHIPTAALEILETIRRHRKSA
- a CDS encoding global cell cycle regulator GcrA-like protein; this encodes MLEDNSEQKEVPEATKVQPEWTAVRVAALIALWNEGLPTSEIGRRLDVTKNSVVGKVHRLGLTKRESPIQKKVVEKKPIAKVVRLESLNAGMCSWPDGEPGEEDFRFCGEPIVEGKPYCLHHCERAYVKPSKERRGSAAA